One genomic region from Candidatus Caldarchaeum subterraneum encodes:
- a CDS encoding peptide/nickel ABC transporter permease: protein MNLLRSLVTQAVTLVFVLLSVLLMVAVVLGATGVSDKILLAYVNEELRAVRQSLSQRIKDPVELEKALEQVRLELEKSYGLDRPWYERIPSLILRVLTLDLGYSRTITSFDGSRKVADIIMERLPYSLLLVTTAVVISAVAGINFGLRAATRRGSLFDKLVSYTAAASYGLPSWWTGLILLLVFYFYLRLLPPGGIMSTPPPTEPVAKVLDMLWHTVLPLMTLVVVIVGGWAYVTRTIVLNITQEDFVTVAKAKGLPENLLRRRYILRPAAPPIATNIVFAIAGSLGGAILTETVFNWPGMGRLYYDAITAFDEGLVVALTFVYTLIYIAARFIIEVLVAVLDPRVRV, encoded by the coding sequence ATGAACCTATTACGCTCACTGGTTACACAGGCTGTGACGCTGGTTTTTGTGCTGCTCAGCGTGCTTCTGATGGTGGCTGTTGTTCTGGGCGCTACAGGTGTGTCTGACAAGATTCTCTTAGCATATGTAAACGAGGAGCTGCGTGCGGTGAGGCAGAGTCTCTCTCAGAGAATTAAAGACCCGGTTGAGCTGGAGAAGGCCCTAGAACAGGTGAGGCTGGAGCTTGAAAAATCCTATGGGTTGGACAGGCCATGGTATGAAAGGATACCGTCGCTTATACTGCGGGTTCTCACACTCGACCTCGGCTACTCGAGAACAATCACAAGCTTCGACGGAAGCAGAAAAGTCGCAGACATCATAATGGAGCGTCTGCCCTACTCATTACTGCTTGTCACGACGGCAGTGGTGATAAGCGCAGTTGCCGGGATAAACTTTGGATTGAGAGCGGCTACGCGTAGAGGCTCCCTTTTCGACAAGCTTGTCTCATACACTGCGGCTGCGTCGTATGGTTTGCCGTCGTGGTGGACAGGGCTGATACTGCTGCTTGTTTTCTACTTCTACCTTAGGCTGCTACCCCCCGGCGGGATAATGAGCACGCCACCCCCCACGGAGCCTGTAGCCAAGGTTCTCGACATGCTCTGGCACACAGTGCTTCCTCTCATGACACTTGTAGTAGTCATAGTCGGCGGATGGGCTTACGTGACCCGGACAATCGTCCTTAACATCACGCAGGAGGACTTCGTCACCGTCGCCAAAGCCAAGGGCCTTCCCGAAAATCTTCTGCGACGCAGATACATATTGCGACCAGCCGCTCCACCCATAGCCACAAACATCGTCTTCGCCATAGCCGGCTCTCTTGGAGGCGCAATACTTACCGAGACTGTTTTCAACTGGCCCGGCATGGGTAGACTCTACTACGACGCCATCACTGCCTTCGACGAAGGCCTAGTCGTCGCCCTCACATTCGTTTACACATTAATCTACATCGCGGCCCGGTTCATTATCGAGGTTCTGGTGGCGGTGTTGGACCCGCGGGTGCGAGTCTAA
- a CDS encoding peptide/nickel ABC transporter permease: protein MSLSESSWRVFWSSNMSKAGVVLLILYLVISVYVVVSYPLDFGTRFWNNPSYWADNPKEAPPEWIAFFTAPSPPRHMVFRLENPSEYTIQRFSYGYSDYPSFISITVSGVTYASRPPTLLFELVRPDGKVVPFYVLSVSRPLPGEQPPYRRHYEAPLRVFVSGDPEAASFVSRFLRNEYGLEIGPEDILRIGVERYLFGEFVEGRLVPLTGDYVLAVTVNRADEGDAVDDVRVVFGGRVYGVLGTDRLGRDLATGLLFGFPISLLVGLVTATLTTAIGSLLGMLSGYIGGKTDTIIQRTCDILNNIPLLPLLIFFTFILRPSIWIIIAILVAFGWSGLAIVVRNIVMQAKTAQFVESAESIGVPRGRILRRYIFPQIAPFLIAQLIFSTPSAILAEAALSFLGLGDPSLPSWGQILEYAFRSGGVNLGLWWWVLPPGALIALLSFTFVMLSMGLEPVVSPRLRRMV, encoded by the coding sequence ATGAGTTTGTCCGAGTCGTCGTGGAGGGTGTTCTGGTCGTCGAACATGTCGAAAGCTGGTGTTGTGCTTCTAATCCTATATCTCGTCATCTCGGTCTATGTCGTTGTTTCTTATCCGCTTGACTTCGGCACAAGGTTTTGGAACAACCCTTCATATTGGGCCGACAACCCGAAAGAAGCACCTCCAGAGTGGATAGCATTTTTCACGGCACCTTCCCCGCCCCGACACATGGTTTTCAGACTCGAGAACCCATCAGAATACACTATACAACGGTTCAGCTACGGCTACAGTGATTATCCCAGCTTCATCTCCATAACCGTCTCAGGTGTCACTTACGCTTCAAGGCCTCCGACTCTGTTGTTTGAGCTAGTTAGGCCAGATGGAAAAGTTGTCCCCTTTTACGTCTTATCTGTTTCGAGGCCTTTGCCCGGCGAGCAGCCTCCCTACAGAAGGCATTACGAAGCACCTTTGAGGGTGTTCGTCAGCGGAGACCCTGAGGCGGCCTCTTTCGTGAGCAGGTTTCTCCGAAATGAGTATGGGCTGGAGATAGGTCCTGAGGACATTTTGCGGATTGGTGTGGAGCGTTATCTTTTCGGAGAGTTTGTGGAGGGTAGGCTTGTTCCTCTGACGGGAGACTATGTGCTGGCTGTCACGGTGAATAGGGCTGATGAGGGTGATGCAGTGGATGATGTGAGGGTGGTTTTCGGTGGCAGGGTTTACGGTGTCCTAGGTACCGATAGGTTGGGAAGAGACCTTGCGACCGGTCTTCTATTCGGGTTCCCCATCTCCCTCCTCGTGGGGCTTGTGACAGCCACTCTGACCACGGCGATAGGCTCGCTCCTCGGCATGCTCAGCGGCTATATCGGCGGAAAAACGGACACAATAATTCAGAGAACATGCGACATATTAAACAACATACCGTTGCTTCCGCTACTCATCTTCTTCACATTCATACTCAGGCCAAGCATCTGGATAATCATTGCCATCCTAGTTGCGTTTGGATGGTCCGGACTCGCGATTGTTGTTAGAAACATTGTGATGCAGGCGAAGACAGCGCAGTTTGTCGAGTCAGCGGAATCTATCGGCGTCCCACGTGGCCGAATACTGAGACGCTACATCTTCCCACAAATTGCGCCCTTCCTCATCGCACAGCTAATCTTCTCCACACCCTCAGCCATTTTAGCCGAAGCCGCTCTAAGCTTCCTAGGACTAGGCGACCCATCTTTACCCAGCTGGGGACAGATACTCGAGTATGCTTTTAGAAGTGGTGGAGTTAACCTTGGGCTGTGGTGGTGGGTTTTGCCGCCCGGGGCCCTCATAGCACTCCTCTCCTTCACCTTCGTGATGCTCTCGATGGGGTTGGAGCCGGTTGTCAGCCCGAGGCTTAGGAGGATGGTTTAG
- a CDS encoding signal recognition particle receptor, giving the protein MLKTVAKIFSSFIETVKTAKPSPKEVENVLSDFYLQLVEADVAVETADAIVNSLRHTLLEMDVPRFGDREAVLKEALKKAIEPLIKVADVNLVLKRVDEARKQGRPAVILFVGPNGSGKTTTVVKLAHYLRKRGYSVILASADTFRAGAIEQLETLGQRAGFMVVSQSYGADPAAVAVDALNKASSMRVNVVLIDTAGRTELDRGLLEEMRKLKRVVKPDFVIYTGDALAGNAAVQQAKMFDEVVGIDYVILSKVDADAKGGSAISISHSTGKPLLFLGVGQELDDLVDKPAEKLLEALGFA; this is encoded by the coding sequence TTGCTGAAAACCGTCGCGAAAATCTTCTCATCTTTCATAGAGACAGTGAAGACGGCGAAGCCCTCGCCGAAAGAGGTTGAAAATGTCTTGTCCGATTTTTATCTGCAGCTCGTGGAAGCTGATGTGGCGGTGGAGACCGCTGACGCGATAGTAAACAGTTTGAGGCATACTCTTTTGGAGATGGATGTTCCACGGTTCGGTGACCGGGAGGCCGTTTTGAAAGAAGCCTTGAAAAAGGCGATTGAGCCGCTTATCAAGGTGGCTGACGTCAACCTTGTTTTGAAACGGGTTGACGAGGCCAGGAAACAGGGTAGGCCTGCGGTGATTCTCTTCGTGGGCCCCAACGGCTCAGGAAAAACCACGACAGTTGTGAAGCTCGCACACTATCTGAGGAAGAGAGGCTACTCCGTGATTCTTGCTTCAGCAGACACCTTCAGAGCAGGTGCCATCGAGCAGCTGGAGACACTCGGGCAGCGGGCGGGCTTCATGGTTGTCAGCCAAAGCTATGGAGCAGACCCGGCGGCTGTGGCTGTGGACGCTTTGAACAAAGCTTCAAGCATGCGTGTCAACGTTGTTCTAATCGATACAGCCGGGAGAACAGAATTGGACCGTGGACTACTCGAGGAGATGCGGAAACTCAAAAGAGTTGTTAAACCCGATTTCGTCATATACACGGGCGACGCCCTCGCCGGAAACGCCGCTGTCCAGCAGGCCAAGATGTTCGATGAAGTGGTTGGCATCGACTACGTTATCTTATCGAAAGTTGATGCCGACGCCAAAGGCGGCTCAGCCATCTCCATTTCACATTCAACGGGAAAACCGCTCCTCTTCCTCGGCGTTGGCCAGGAGCTCGACGACCTAGTGGACAAGCCTGCTGAAAAACTGCTCGAGGCGCTTGGCTTCGCCTAA
- a CDS encoding prefoldin subunit alpha: MNLFSAMSEAEVAQALEELQLLERLVADLQARILTLQRSVAEHEEAVKLIEEIRKSGGSMKILVPIGSGTFAEASLQSVEKVTVSLGAGVYAVKALEDTQQLLTKRNQALQAYVDALAKRLSEYAGRAEELRRFLNRALTSQQRQG, encoded by the coding sequence GTGAATCTGTTTTCAGCCATGTCGGAGGCCGAGGTCGCCCAAGCGCTTGAGGAGCTGCAGTTGCTTGAACGTCTTGTCGCAGACCTTCAGGCGAGGATTCTCACGCTGCAGAGGTCTGTGGCTGAGCATGAGGAGGCTGTGAAACTGATTGAGGAGATTCGTAAGTCGGGTGGAAGCATGAAGATTCTCGTGCCTATCGGCTCGGGGACATTCGCCGAGGCAAGCCTTCAATCCGTTGAAAAAGTTACGGTCAGCTTGGGCGCGGGTGTGTATGCCGTAAAAGCCCTCGAGGATACTCAGCAGCTTTTAACCAAGAGAAACCAGGCTCTTCAGGCCTATGTCGACGCGTTGGCTAAGAGGCTGTCCGAGTATGCGGGAAGAGCTGAGGAGCTGCGCAGGTTTTTGAACAGGGCTTTGACGTCGCAGCAGCGGCAAGGGTAG
- a CDS encoding archaeal cell division control protein 6, with protein MPMPVFMDRTRLSPAHLPKRLLHREKEFSLLRKFLEAGVERGDDVFYSRVQVVGPVGAGKTTLCLMAGQEMQRKHRNLTHAYVNLRRFTSSKVSIYRYLVKSVAEEAYSVSLSAEELLENLLHFLKNTGQRLIITFDDADYHVSMSRGRETVVYDFTRLHEFSSVRPLNVLGVVFVSRESGYGGYLDRAETSSLGASVLRLEPYTREQLIDILADRVSEAFVRGAVPDNVVEYVADVVSKPPYSGDVRLALDLLLYAGNLAENDGRDVVKVDDVRYALSETISVSRAAEYADLPEKPKAVLLSIAKVLQRRDEQTAELKEIREMFSLFCESHGLSESGFDKALSYLAERGYVEKHGDKVGLVGVDARRLSLLLEQSLKR; from the coding sequence TTGCCGATGCCCGTTTTCATGGACAGGACGAGGCTAAGCCCAGCCCACCTACCTAAGAGACTGCTGCATCGCGAGAAAGAGTTCAGCCTTCTCAGAAAATTTCTTGAGGCTGGTGTGGAGAGAGGTGACGATGTTTTCTACAGCCGTGTACAAGTTGTTGGCCCAGTTGGAGCGGGAAAAACAACTCTGTGCCTGATGGCTGGGCAGGAGATGCAGCGCAAACACAGAAACCTCACACATGCATACGTCAATCTAAGAAGGTTCACATCAAGCAAAGTAAGCATTTACCGTTACCTTGTCAAAAGCGTCGCGGAAGAAGCATACAGCGTCTCCCTCTCAGCCGAAGAGCTCCTAGAAAACCTCCTCCACTTTCTAAAAAACACTGGACAACGTCTAATCATCACTTTTGACGATGCAGATTATCATGTCTCGATGAGTAGGGGAAGGGAAACGGTAGTCTATGATTTTACGAGGCTGCATGAGTTTTCATCAGTAAGGCCCCTGAATGTTTTGGGGGTTGTGTTTGTATCACGTGAAAGCGGATACGGTGGTTATCTCGACAGGGCGGAGACGAGCTCGCTCGGCGCCTCGGTGCTGCGTCTCGAACCCTATACACGTGAACAACTCATCGACATTCTCGCCGACCGTGTCTCCGAAGCTTTCGTCCGAGGCGCTGTCCCTGACAACGTGGTCGAATACGTGGCCGACGTTGTCTCCAAACCTCCCTACAGCGGAGATGTTCGCCTAGCCCTCGACCTACTTCTCTACGCCGGAAACCTTGCGGAAAATGATGGAAGAGATGTTGTGAAGGTTGATGATGTGAGATACGCTTTGTCGGAGACTATCTCCGTTTCGCGTGCAGCAGAGTACGCAGACTTGCCCGAAAAGCCAAAGGCAGTGTTGCTCTCAATAGCTAAGGTTCTTCAAAGGAGAGATGAGCAAACAGCAGAGTTGAAAGAAATTAGAGAGATGTTTAGCCTTTTCTGTGAAAGCCATGGCTTGTCGGAGTCGGGTTTCGACAAAGCTTTATCCTATCTCGCGGAAAGGGGCTATGTCGAGAAACATGGCGACAAGGTGGGGCTGGTCGGCGTAGACGCCAGAAGACTTTCCCTGCTTCTTGAACAATCACTCAAGAGGTGA
- a CDS encoding 3-hydroxy-3-methylglutaryl-CoA reductase — protein MTKSSRIPGFYTLKPEERLRVVAEFAQLTDEEKKLISSCGLDIATASRMIENVVGVFPLPLGIAANFLINGRDYLVPMAVEEPSVVAAASNAAKMARDGGGIFSFQPSQLMIGQVQLVEVSNPFHAKMEILRNRDEILARANECDPVLVNLGGGAKDVEARVLETELGPMVVVHLIVDVRDAMGANAVNTMAESVAPFLARLSGGKFRLRIISNLADKRIARAYARVPAESVGGVEVARGIVEAYQFAKADPYRAATHNKGIMNGIDAVAIATGNDWRAIEAGAHAYAARNGRYEPLTIWEQTPSGDLYGVIELPLAVGIVGGAVRTNPVAKTCLKILGIKSARELAEVMAAVGLVQNLAALRALAAEGIQAGHMSLHAKNIAVMAGATGEEIDLVAEEMVRQKTIRVDKAEEILAELRSRRGQGPSATPRR, from the coding sequence ATGACTAAAAGCTCGAGGATACCGGGTTTCTACACACTCAAACCTGAGGAAAGGCTTCGGGTTGTCGCAGAATTTGCACAACTAACCGATGAGGAGAAGAAGCTAATCTCCTCATGCGGTCTCGACATCGCGACCGCTAGCAGAATGATTGAAAACGTGGTCGGCGTCTTTCCTCTACCACTCGGCATCGCAGCCAACTTTCTCATAAACGGCAGAGATTATCTTGTTCCGATGGCTGTTGAGGAGCCTTCTGTGGTGGCTGCTGCATCTAACGCCGCGAAGATGGCGCGCGACGGTGGAGGGATTTTCTCTTTCCAGCCCAGCCAGCTCATGATCGGGCAGGTGCAGCTTGTCGAGGTAAGCAACCCGTTTCATGCTAAGATGGAGATTTTGAGGAACAGGGATGAGATTCTTGCGCGGGCTAATGAGTGTGACCCTGTGCTGGTTAACTTGGGTGGAGGGGCGAAGGATGTGGAGGCGCGTGTTCTCGAGACGGAATTGGGCCCGATGGTGGTTGTGCATCTCATCGTGGATGTTAGGGACGCGATGGGGGCGAACGCCGTCAACACCATGGCCGAAAGCGTTGCACCATTTCTCGCACGCCTATCTGGAGGCAAATTCCGTCTCCGCATAATCTCCAACCTCGCCGACAAACGCATCGCACGAGCATATGCCAGAGTTCCCGCCGAATCGGTTGGAGGTGTCGAAGTGGCCCGCGGAATAGTTGAAGCATATCAGTTCGCCAAGGCCGACCCCTACAGAGCCGCCACACACAACAAAGGCATCATGAACGGCATAGACGCAGTGGCTATAGCCACGGGTAATGACTGGAGAGCCATCGAGGCAGGGGCACATGCATATGCGGCGAGGAACGGGCGATACGAGCCTCTGACCATTTGGGAGCAGACACCAAGCGGAGACCTATACGGTGTCATCGAGCTGCCCCTAGCCGTGGGCATAGTGGGTGGAGCGGTGAGGACAAACCCCGTGGCGAAGACGTGTCTCAAAATCTTGGGCATCAAGTCGGCGCGGGAGCTTGCCGAGGTTATGGCGGCTGTCGGGCTTGTCCAGAACCTCGCGGCGCTTAGGGCGTTGGCGGCCGAGGGAATACAAGCAGGTCACATGAGCCTTCACGCCAAAAACATCGCCGTCATGGCCGGAGCGACGGGCGAGGAGATAGACCTCGTCGCAGAGGAGATGGTCCGCCAAAAAACCATTCGCGTGGATAAGGCTGAGGAGATTTTAGCGGAGCTTAGGAGCCGTCGCGGCCAAGGGCCTTCCGCCACTCCTCGGCGTTAA
- a CDS encoding FAD dependent oxidoreductase, with amino-acid sequence MRFDVVVVGGGSTGSSIAYYLASRGAGKVALVEKQRVGWGQTGRSTAVVRLHYSTEPLIKMALESWKILRNMEKVVGGPSGFTEVGFLIFAGHEDLNGLKRNVELQKKLGVETRLLGPEEVREILPQTSTDSLAAAAYEPFSGYADPVTTAQTYASAAVREGVALLEDCEVHSVRRDGRRILGLETSKGLLEADVIVNATGVWCNRFFEMTGVQMPVKIYKEEIVVWKRPSSFEGNHPVVGDLPNNYYMRPAGETQTYMGSINPDLSNPRRYATDFDLEERVGIETATRYGEAVSKRFPVMAEAGFVGGWVGLYDVTPDWLPVIGFSQDVENLFNAVGMSGHGFKLCPAIGILASDIIMGKKTSIIDPQFLHEKRFTEQRYATSSYRYGVIS; translated from the coding sequence ATGCGTTTTGATGTGGTTGTTGTGGGCGGGGGCTCAACTGGCTCGAGCATAGCTTACTATCTCGCCTCACGGGGTGCTGGAAAAGTAGCTCTTGTTGAGAAGCAGAGGGTTGGATGGGGGCAGACGGGGAGGTCCACCGCCGTTGTCAGGCTGCATTACAGCACCGAGCCCCTGATAAAAATGGCTCTTGAAAGCTGGAAAATTCTACGCAACATGGAGAAGGTTGTGGGAGGCCCCTCGGGTTTCACAGAGGTGGGGTTCCTTATCTTCGCTGGCCATGAAGACTTGAATGGGTTGAAGAGAAACGTTGAGCTGCAGAAAAAGCTCGGCGTCGAAACACGTTTACTTGGACCCGAGGAAGTGAGAGAAATTCTTCCCCAAACCTCCACGGATTCTCTGGCGGCCGCCGCCTATGAACCATTTTCAGGCTACGCAGACCCGGTAACCACGGCCCAGACATATGCATCCGCCGCTGTGAGAGAAGGAGTGGCCCTGTTGGAGGATTGTGAAGTTCACTCCGTCAGACGTGATGGTCGAAGAATTCTTGGACTAGAGACATCCAAGGGGCTGCTGGAAGCCGATGTGATTGTTAACGCTACGGGTGTCTGGTGCAACAGGTTTTTCGAAATGACTGGTGTACAGATGCCGGTCAAAATTTACAAAGAGGAGATAGTTGTGTGGAAAAGGCCCTCCAGCTTCGAAGGCAATCATCCCGTTGTCGGAGACCTTCCCAACAACTATTACATGAGACCCGCTGGCGAGACCCAGACTTACATGGGGAGCATAAACCCAGACCTCTCAAACCCAAGAAGATATGCCACAGATTTTGATTTGGAGGAGAGGGTTGGCATCGAGACGGCGACGAGATACGGTGAAGCTGTTTCGAAGCGTTTCCCGGTCATGGCTGAAGCGGGTTTCGTGGGCGGATGGGTTGGCCTATACGATGTTACACCTGACTGGCTACCCGTCATAGGTTTTTCACAGGATGTGGAGAACCTTTTCAACGCAGTCGGCATGAGCGGACACGGCTTCAAGCTCTGCCCAGCAATAGGAATACTCGCATCAGACATAATCATGGGAAAGAAAACAAGCATCATAGACCCCCAGTTTCTCCACGAAAAACGCTTCACAGAACAGCGATATGCAACCAGCAGCTACAGATACGGCGTCATATCCTAA
- a CDS encoding peptide/nickel ABC transporter ATP-binding protein has product MLAVMDLVVYYGLGGKVVKAVDGVDFSVGEAEALGLVGESGCGKTSTGLAVMRMLPPNVVKLGGKILFEGIDILSMNPRDFAEEYQWRKISMVFQGAMNSFNPVLKVGLQVAEPLMVKEGASKTEALNRVKQVFRQVGLPPEYVDRYPHELSGGMKQRALVAMALIMQPRLIILDEPTSALDVSIQTQIMNMLKRLKREHGLSMIFITHDLALVSDIADDIAVMYAGKVVELGPSEKILRTPLHPYSSKLLSSTPRLKGPRKLDYIPGAPPSLTDPPTGCRFHPRCHRVFEKCVKEEPPSFVQDGVGVRCWLYQSDEAEKT; this is encoded by the coding sequence ATGCTCGCCGTCATGGACTTGGTTGTCTACTATGGTCTCGGTGGAAAAGTTGTGAAAGCTGTTGACGGTGTAGACTTTAGCGTCGGCGAAGCCGAGGCACTTGGACTCGTCGGCGAATCCGGATGCGGAAAAACCAGCACAGGCCTCGCGGTAATGAGGATGCTTCCCCCAAACGTCGTCAAACTCGGTGGAAAAATCCTGTTCGAAGGCATTGACATACTCTCTATGAATCCTAGGGATTTTGCTGAAGAATATCAGTGGAGAAAGATTTCGATGGTTTTTCAGGGGGCGATGAATAGCTTCAACCCTGTTTTGAAGGTTGGGCTGCAGGTCGCGGAGCCGCTGATGGTTAAAGAGGGTGCTTCGAAGACCGAGGCCCTCAACAGGGTAAAACAAGTCTTCAGACAAGTGGGCCTACCTCCTGAATACGTTGACAGATATCCCCATGAGCTGAGCGGCGGGATGAAGCAAAGAGCTCTGGTGGCGATGGCGTTGATTATGCAGCCCAGGCTCATAATCCTCGACGAGCCTACATCGGCTCTGGACGTATCCATCCAGACACAGATTATGAATATGCTCAAACGCTTGAAAAGAGAGCACGGTCTCTCGATGATATTTATCACTCATGATTTAGCTCTTGTAAGCGATATCGCCGATGATATTGCGGTGATGTATGCTGGAAAGGTTGTGGAGCTGGGTCCGTCGGAGAAGATTCTGCGCACCCCTCTTCATCCATACTCCTCAAAGCTTCTCAGCTCCACACCGAGGTTGAAGGGGCCGAGGAAACTCGACTACATACCCGGCGCGCCTCCCAGCCTCACAGACCCGCCTACTGGATGCAGATTCCATCCCCGCTGCCACCGTGTTTTCGAAAAATGTGTAAAAGAGGAGCCGCCGTCCTTTGTCCAAGACGGGGTCGGGGTTCGGTGTTGGCTTTACCAAAGCGATGAGGCTGAGAAAACATGA
- a CDS encoding translation initiation factor eIF-2 beta subunit: MSLDLKSKEFYEMLLDNVLARVTRGSSATAGDRVLEISPNLVIDAKNTFFTNLGQVAKMLNREPAHLARFLLKETGRAGAVSDDKLVIQGRMMHDEVKRLLDLYIKEFVRCPVCNGIDTRIVSEKRFRFLVCDACGAKSPVRRI, translated from the coding sequence ATGAGCCTCGACCTAAAAAGCAAAGAGTTCTATGAGATGCTTCTTGACAACGTGCTGGCACGGGTTACGAGGGGGTCTTCCGCCACCGCCGGTGACAGGGTTCTGGAGATATCGCCGAACCTCGTCATAGACGCGAAAAACACGTTTTTCACCAACCTCGGGCAGGTGGCTAAGATGCTTAACAGGGAGCCGGCGCATCTGGCTAGGTTTCTGCTGAAAGAGACGGGCCGAGCTGGAGCAGTATCGGATGATAAGCTCGTGATTCAGGGAAGGATGATGCATGATGAGGTGAAGCGGCTGCTCGACCTCTACATCAAAGAGTTCGTCCGCTGCCCCGTCTGCAACGGAATAGACACACGCATAGTTAGCGAGAAGAGGTTCAGGTTCCTCGTCTGCGATGCATGCGGAGCAAAAAGCCCCGTAAGAAGAATATAG
- a CDS encoding adenosylhomocysteinase, with translation MTEPFHVKDLSLAEKGASRIMLAESMMPVLSLLRRKYADEKPFEGYRVSMCLHVTKETAVLCRVLREGGAKVALCASNPLSTQDDVAAALAVEGFNVYAFRGMSTQEYYGALGKVLSHGPHLLVDDGADLITSLHRLIHGLPDVHLEDVRRGMDGADVPRVWGATEETTTGVTRLRALDGEGLLAFPVIAVNDALSKSLFDNPLGTGQSALDGVLRATNLLLAGKTVVVAGYGRVGAGIAERAKGMGARVVVVEPDPIKALQAYMNGFTVTSMSKASEIGDVFITATGNIDVIRGEHFEKMKDGVFLANAGHMDVEINKQDLKQLAVSVETIRENVTLYRLRNGRKLFLLADGRLVNLVCAEGHPSEVMDLSFSLQAESLRYLIKNVEKLGKHVYTVPREIDEAVAALKLAAFGVELEKLTPRQLDYMRSWMAGT, from the coding sequence TTGACCGAGCCTTTCCATGTGAAGGACTTGTCTCTGGCGGAGAAGGGAGCCAGTCGCATCATGTTGGCTGAATCGATGATGCCTGTTCTCTCCTTGTTGAGAAGAAAGTATGCTGACGAGAAGCCTTTTGAGGGATATAGGGTCTCGATGTGTTTGCATGTGACGAAGGAAACTGCTGTGCTCTGCCGAGTTCTTCGAGAGGGAGGGGCGAAAGTGGCTCTGTGTGCCTCAAACCCTCTCAGCACGCAGGATGATGTCGCGGCGGCGTTGGCGGTCGAAGGGTTCAACGTCTACGCTTTCCGGGGGATGTCGACGCAGGAATATTACGGGGCACTTGGAAAAGTCTTGTCTCATGGGCCGCATCTGCTGGTCGACGACGGAGCTGATCTCATCACCTCTTTGCACAGGCTTATCCACGGTTTACCGGATGTGCATCTGGAGGATGTGAGAAGAGGAATGGATGGGGCGGATGTTCCACGTGTTTGGGGCGCGACAGAGGAGACGACAACAGGTGTCACGAGGCTTAGGGCCCTTGATGGAGAGGGGCTGCTCGCATTCCCCGTCATCGCCGTAAACGACGCACTGTCCAAAAGCCTTTTCGACAACCCTCTAGGAACGGGGCAGTCGGCCCTCGACGGAGTGCTGAGAGCCACAAACCTTCTCCTCGCGGGTAAAACAGTGGTGGTCGCCGGATACGGGAGAGTTGGCGCCGGTATAGCTGAGAGGGCGAAGGGAATGGGTGCACGGGTTGTGGTTGTCGAGCCTGACCCCATCAAAGCGCTGCAGGCATACATGAACGGGTTCACAGTCACATCTATGTCAAAAGCATCCGAGATAGGCGATGTCTTCATCACGGCAACCGGCAACATAGACGTGATAAGGGGAGAGCACTTCGAGAAAATGAAGGACGGAGTTTTCCTCGCCAACGCCGGCCACATGGACGTCGAGATAAACAAACAAGACCTGAAACAGCTGGCTGTCTCCGTCGAAACCATACGCGAAAACGTGACGCTTTACCGGCTGAGAAACGGCCGCAAACTCTTTCTACTCGCCGACGGGAGGCTGGTTAACCTAGTCTGCGCAGAGGGCCATCCCTCCGAGGTTATGGACCTCTCATTCTCACTGCAGGCAGAGTCTCTCCGCTATCTGATAAAAAACGTGGAAAAACTGGGAAAACATGTCTACACAGTTCCACGCGAAATAGACGAAGCCGTCGCGGCGCTGAAGCTCGCAGCCTTTGGCGTCGAGCTGGAGAAGCTCACCCCCAGGCAGCTTGATTACATGCGGAGCTGGATGGCTGGAACTTGA